A window from Seriola aureovittata isolate HTS-2021-v1 ecotype China chromosome 14, ASM2101889v1, whole genome shotgun sequence encodes these proteins:
- the abch1 gene encoding ABC transporter G family member 23 isoform X2, which translates to MAAEAAGRDDATAGPADCTEMEERLKEENMKADLEASLPAGQEEFAIRCRDVCRSYGKLKVLSNLNLTVPQGHIYGLLGPSGCGKTTLLKCIVGTLKISRGRITVLGKPPAFPGHDVPGKMVGYMPQELALYNEFTISDTLTFFGRIHGLTSKETQARMDFLVDFLDLPQKQSLVRNLSGGQRRRVSLGAALLQNPELLILDEPTVGVDPVLRAKIWQHLVEIVKTGKVSVIITTHYIEEARQANVVGLMRNGHLLAEGPPDAVMKQHSATTLEHAFLQLCETSDQIDSKRGSSPQSGPLETSQSFESGRDESRPILGIEQGAAEEVPKYSADWKVRARHMLPKWRNIAALMIKTFVRMKRMPGSLCFHFLLPVIQISLICLCVGGDPKGIQVAVVNNETSPSAYSQSLLSFLDNSSVHQVPLSHTDAFDGIYNGEYWGVIGFGKNFTSYLTKRMIQRQVSREVVDGGSVHVWLDLTNRQIAFMLQKKLHDAFQAFVENKLGGMSYLVALPIKFEEPIYGSLNTDFTTFVTPGAVLSITFYLAVGLTALSFVLERKEGLLDRCWVAGVSSLETMLAHLFSQLFVISVQIILLLLFILLVFKMPNEGSLALVIILIVLQGVTGISFGLVISAAIDDEQSANQAALGIFYPNLIISGIIWPVECIPYPLRYISLALPQTYASEALRCIMYRASWTVRYSGFALSPRSRLLLWTPIVSEQ; encoded by the exons TCAACCTGACTGTACCACAAGGCCACAT TTATGGTCTTTTGGGCCCCAGCGGGTGCGGGAAGACCACACTGCTGAAATGCATCGTGGGAACTCTGAAAATCTCACGGGGTCGCATCACCGTGTTGGGGAAGCCACCAGCTTTTCCTGGTCATGACGTGCCGGGGAAGATGGTTGGATACATGCCGCAG GAACTGGCACTGTACAATGAGTTCACCATCAGCGACACCCTGACCTTCTTTGGCCGAATCCACGGCCTGACGTCGAAGGAAACCCAGGCTCGCATGGACTTCCTGGTCGACTTCCTGGATCTACCTCAGAAGCAGAGCCTGGTCCGAAATCTCAG tgGGGGTCAGAGGCGCAGGGTGTCTCTCGGAGCAGCTCTGCTTCAGAATCCAGAGCTGCTCATCCTGGACGAACCGACGGTGGGAGTGGACCCTGTGCTCAGGGCCAA GATCTGGCAGCATCTGGTGGAGATCGTGAAGACAGGGAAAGTCTCTGTCATCATCACCACACACTACATAGAGGAGGCCAGGCAAGCCAATGTG GTCGGTCTCATGCGGAACGGCCATTTGCTGGCTGAAGGTCCTCCAGACGCAGTCATGAAGCAGCACAGCGCAACA ACCCTGGAGCACGCcttcctgcagctgtgtgagaCGTCGGATCAGATCGACTCCAAACGGGGATCCAGTCCTCAGAGCGGGCCGTTAGAGACCAGCCAATCGTTCGAGAGTGGGCGGGACGAGAGTCGCCCGATTCTCGGGATCGAACAAGGTGCTGCAGAGGAAGTTCCCAAATATTCAG CGGACTGGAAGGTGCGAGCCAGACACATGCTGCCAAAGTGGAGAAACATCGCTGCCCTGATGATCAAAACGTTTGTGCGGATGAAGAGAATGCCGGG CTCGTTGTGTTTCCATTTCTTGCTGCCCGTCATCCAGATCTCtctgatctgtttgtgtgtcgGAGGAGATCCAAAGGGGATCCAGGTTGCCGTGGTGAACAATGAGACCTCGCCGTCCGCTTACAGCCAATCACTGCTCTCCTTCCTGGACAACTCCAGTGTGCACCAG GTACCCTTGTCCCATACAGATGCTTTCGATGGGATCTATAATGGCGAGTACTGGGGCGTCATCGGCTTTGGCAAGAACTTCACCAGCTACCTGACAAAAAG GATGATCCAGCGGCAGGTTTCCAGAGAGGTGGTCGATGGTGGATCAGTACACGTCTGGCTGGACCTGACAA ATCGACAAATTGCCTTTATGCTGCAGAAGAAGCTTCACGATGCCTTTCAG GCTTTCGTGGAGAATAAGTTGGGCGGTATGTCATACCTGGTCGCGCTGCCAATAAAG TTTGAGGAGCCGATCTACGGCAGCCTGAACACAGACTTCACTACGTTTGTGACACCGGGAGCTGTGCTCAG TATCACCTTCTACCTGGCCGTGGGTCTGACGGCGCTCTCCTTTGTcctggagaggaaggaggggctCCTGGACAGATGCTGGGTCGCAG GTGTGAGCTCCCTGGAGACGATGCTGGCTCACCTCTTCTCTCAGCTGTTCGTCATCAGCGTTCAGatcatcctgctgctcctcttcatcctgctcGTCTTCAAG atgcCTAATGAAGGCTCCTTGGCGCTGGTCATAATCCTGATCGTGCTGCAGGGCGTCACCGGCATCTCGTTTGGCCTGGTCATCTCCGCCGCAATCGATGACGAGCAGAGCGCAAACCAGGCCGCGCTGGGCATTTTTTATCCCAACCTCATCATCAGCG GTATCATCTGGCCTGTGGAGTGTATCCCGTATCCTCTGCGCTACATCAGCCTGGCTCTCCCTCAGACCTACGCCTCTGAAGCCCTCCGCTGTATCATGTACAGAG CTTCCTGGACTGTGAGGTATAGTGGTTTCGCTCTGTCTCCCCGatctcgtctcctcctctggaCCCCGATCGTCTCTGAACAATAA
- the abch1 gene encoding ABC transporter G family member 23 isoform X1, with protein MAAEAAGRDDATAGPADCTEMEERLKEENMKADLEASLPAGQEEFAIRCRDVCRSYGKLKVLSNLNLTVPQGHIYGLLGPSGCGKTTLLKCIVGTLKISRGRITVLGKPPAFPGHDVPGKMVGYMPQELALYNEFTISDTLTFFGRIHGLTSKETQARMDFLVDFLDLPQKQSLVRNLSGGQRRRVSLGAALLQNPELLILDEPTVGVDPVLRAKIWQHLVEIVKTGKVSVIITTHYIEEARQANVVGLMRNGHLLAEGPPDAVMKQHSATTLEHAFLQLCETSDQIDSKRGSSPQSGPLETSQSFESGRDESRPILGIEQGAAEEVPKYSADWKVRARHMLPKWRNIAALMIKTFVRMKRMPGSLCFHFLLPVIQISLICLCVGGDPKGIQVAVVNNETSPSAYSQSLLSFLDNSSVHQVPLSHTDAFDGIYNGEYWGVIGFGKNFTSYLTKRMIQRQVSREVVDGGSVHVWLDLTNRQIAFMLQKKLHDAFQAFVENKLGGMSYLVALPIKFEEPIYGSLNTDFTTFVTPGAVLSITFYLAVGLTALSFVLERKEGLLDRCWVAGVSSLETMLAHLFSQLFVISVQIILLLLFILLVFKMPNEGSLALVIILIVLQGVTGISFGLVISAAIDDEQSANQAALGIFYPNLIISGIIWPVECIPYPLRYISLALPQTYASEALRCIMYRGWGLSRMMVWRGFAVTLGWNTFFLILATVILKLRT; from the exons TCAACCTGACTGTACCACAAGGCCACAT TTATGGTCTTTTGGGCCCCAGCGGGTGCGGGAAGACCACACTGCTGAAATGCATCGTGGGAACTCTGAAAATCTCACGGGGTCGCATCACCGTGTTGGGGAAGCCACCAGCTTTTCCTGGTCATGACGTGCCGGGGAAGATGGTTGGATACATGCCGCAG GAACTGGCACTGTACAATGAGTTCACCATCAGCGACACCCTGACCTTCTTTGGCCGAATCCACGGCCTGACGTCGAAGGAAACCCAGGCTCGCATGGACTTCCTGGTCGACTTCCTGGATCTACCTCAGAAGCAGAGCCTGGTCCGAAATCTCAG tgGGGGTCAGAGGCGCAGGGTGTCTCTCGGAGCAGCTCTGCTTCAGAATCCAGAGCTGCTCATCCTGGACGAACCGACGGTGGGAGTGGACCCTGTGCTCAGGGCCAA GATCTGGCAGCATCTGGTGGAGATCGTGAAGACAGGGAAAGTCTCTGTCATCATCACCACACACTACATAGAGGAGGCCAGGCAAGCCAATGTG GTCGGTCTCATGCGGAACGGCCATTTGCTGGCTGAAGGTCCTCCAGACGCAGTCATGAAGCAGCACAGCGCAACA ACCCTGGAGCACGCcttcctgcagctgtgtgagaCGTCGGATCAGATCGACTCCAAACGGGGATCCAGTCCTCAGAGCGGGCCGTTAGAGACCAGCCAATCGTTCGAGAGTGGGCGGGACGAGAGTCGCCCGATTCTCGGGATCGAACAAGGTGCTGCAGAGGAAGTTCCCAAATATTCAG CGGACTGGAAGGTGCGAGCCAGACACATGCTGCCAAAGTGGAGAAACATCGCTGCCCTGATGATCAAAACGTTTGTGCGGATGAAGAGAATGCCGGG CTCGTTGTGTTTCCATTTCTTGCTGCCCGTCATCCAGATCTCtctgatctgtttgtgtgtcgGAGGAGATCCAAAGGGGATCCAGGTTGCCGTGGTGAACAATGAGACCTCGCCGTCCGCTTACAGCCAATCACTGCTCTCCTTCCTGGACAACTCCAGTGTGCACCAG GTACCCTTGTCCCATACAGATGCTTTCGATGGGATCTATAATGGCGAGTACTGGGGCGTCATCGGCTTTGGCAAGAACTTCACCAGCTACCTGACAAAAAG GATGATCCAGCGGCAGGTTTCCAGAGAGGTGGTCGATGGTGGATCAGTACACGTCTGGCTGGACCTGACAA ATCGACAAATTGCCTTTATGCTGCAGAAGAAGCTTCACGATGCCTTTCAG GCTTTCGTGGAGAATAAGTTGGGCGGTATGTCATACCTGGTCGCGCTGCCAATAAAG TTTGAGGAGCCGATCTACGGCAGCCTGAACACAGACTTCACTACGTTTGTGACACCGGGAGCTGTGCTCAG TATCACCTTCTACCTGGCCGTGGGTCTGACGGCGCTCTCCTTTGTcctggagaggaaggaggggctCCTGGACAGATGCTGGGTCGCAG GTGTGAGCTCCCTGGAGACGATGCTGGCTCACCTCTTCTCTCAGCTGTTCGTCATCAGCGTTCAGatcatcctgctgctcctcttcatcctgctcGTCTTCAAG atgcCTAATGAAGGCTCCTTGGCGCTGGTCATAATCCTGATCGTGCTGCAGGGCGTCACCGGCATCTCGTTTGGCCTGGTCATCTCCGCCGCAATCGATGACGAGCAGAGCGCAAACCAGGCCGCGCTGGGCATTTTTTATCCCAACCTCATCATCAGCG GTATCATCTGGCCTGTGGAGTGTATCCCGTATCCTCTGCGCTACATCAGCCTGGCTCTCCCTCAGACCTACGCCTCTGAAGCCCTCCGCTGTATCATGTACAGAG GCTGGGGTCTGTCTCGGATGATGGTGTGGCGAGGCTTCGCCGTCACCCTGGGCTGGAACACTTTCTTCCTCATCCTGGCCACGGTCATCTTAAAGCTGAGGACGTGA
- the abch1 gene encoding ABC transporter G family member 20 isoform X3, with translation MKADLEASLPAGQEEFAIRCRDVCRSYGKLKVLSNLNLTVPQGHIYGLLGPSGCGKTTLLKCIVGTLKISRGRITVLGKPPAFPGHDVPGKMVGYMPQELALYNEFTISDTLTFFGRIHGLTSKETQARMDFLVDFLDLPQKQSLVRNLSGGQRRRVSLGAALLQNPELLILDEPTVGVDPVLRAKIWQHLVEIVKTGKVSVIITTHYIEEARQANVVGLMRNGHLLAEGPPDAVMKQHSATTLEHAFLQLCETSDQIDSKRGSSPQSGPLETSQSFESGRDESRPILGIEQGAAEEVPKYSADWKVRARHMLPKWRNIAALMIKTFVRMKRMPGSLCFHFLLPVIQISLICLCVGGDPKGIQVAVVNNETSPSAYSQSLLSFLDNSSVHQVPLSHTDAFDGIYNGEYWGVIGFGKNFTSYLTKRMIQRQVSREVVDGGSVHVWLDLTNRQIAFMLQKKLHDAFQAFVENKLGGMSYLVALPIKFEEPIYGSLNTDFTTFVTPGAVLSITFYLAVGLTALSFVLERKEGLLDRCWVAGVSSLETMLAHLFSQLFVISVQIILLLLFILLVFKMPNEGSLALVIILIVLQGVTGISFGLVISAAIDDEQSANQAALGIFYPNLIISGIIWPVECIPYPLRYISLALPQTYASEALRCIMYRGWGLSRMMVWRGFAVTLGWNTFFLILATVILKLRT, from the exons TCAACCTGACTGTACCACAAGGCCACAT TTATGGTCTTTTGGGCCCCAGCGGGTGCGGGAAGACCACACTGCTGAAATGCATCGTGGGAACTCTGAAAATCTCACGGGGTCGCATCACCGTGTTGGGGAAGCCACCAGCTTTTCCTGGTCATGACGTGCCGGGGAAGATGGTTGGATACATGCCGCAG GAACTGGCACTGTACAATGAGTTCACCATCAGCGACACCCTGACCTTCTTTGGCCGAATCCACGGCCTGACGTCGAAGGAAACCCAGGCTCGCATGGACTTCCTGGTCGACTTCCTGGATCTACCTCAGAAGCAGAGCCTGGTCCGAAATCTCAG tgGGGGTCAGAGGCGCAGGGTGTCTCTCGGAGCAGCTCTGCTTCAGAATCCAGAGCTGCTCATCCTGGACGAACCGACGGTGGGAGTGGACCCTGTGCTCAGGGCCAA GATCTGGCAGCATCTGGTGGAGATCGTGAAGACAGGGAAAGTCTCTGTCATCATCACCACACACTACATAGAGGAGGCCAGGCAAGCCAATGTG GTCGGTCTCATGCGGAACGGCCATTTGCTGGCTGAAGGTCCTCCAGACGCAGTCATGAAGCAGCACAGCGCAACA ACCCTGGAGCACGCcttcctgcagctgtgtgagaCGTCGGATCAGATCGACTCCAAACGGGGATCCAGTCCTCAGAGCGGGCCGTTAGAGACCAGCCAATCGTTCGAGAGTGGGCGGGACGAGAGTCGCCCGATTCTCGGGATCGAACAAGGTGCTGCAGAGGAAGTTCCCAAATATTCAG CGGACTGGAAGGTGCGAGCCAGACACATGCTGCCAAAGTGGAGAAACATCGCTGCCCTGATGATCAAAACGTTTGTGCGGATGAAGAGAATGCCGGG CTCGTTGTGTTTCCATTTCTTGCTGCCCGTCATCCAGATCTCtctgatctgtttgtgtgtcgGAGGAGATCCAAAGGGGATCCAGGTTGCCGTGGTGAACAATGAGACCTCGCCGTCCGCTTACAGCCAATCACTGCTCTCCTTCCTGGACAACTCCAGTGTGCACCAG GTACCCTTGTCCCATACAGATGCTTTCGATGGGATCTATAATGGCGAGTACTGGGGCGTCATCGGCTTTGGCAAGAACTTCACCAGCTACCTGACAAAAAG GATGATCCAGCGGCAGGTTTCCAGAGAGGTGGTCGATGGTGGATCAGTACACGTCTGGCTGGACCTGACAA ATCGACAAATTGCCTTTATGCTGCAGAAGAAGCTTCACGATGCCTTTCAG GCTTTCGTGGAGAATAAGTTGGGCGGTATGTCATACCTGGTCGCGCTGCCAATAAAG TTTGAGGAGCCGATCTACGGCAGCCTGAACACAGACTTCACTACGTTTGTGACACCGGGAGCTGTGCTCAG TATCACCTTCTACCTGGCCGTGGGTCTGACGGCGCTCTCCTTTGTcctggagaggaaggaggggctCCTGGACAGATGCTGGGTCGCAG GTGTGAGCTCCCTGGAGACGATGCTGGCTCACCTCTTCTCTCAGCTGTTCGTCATCAGCGTTCAGatcatcctgctgctcctcttcatcctgctcGTCTTCAAG atgcCTAATGAAGGCTCCTTGGCGCTGGTCATAATCCTGATCGTGCTGCAGGGCGTCACCGGCATCTCGTTTGGCCTGGTCATCTCCGCCGCAATCGATGACGAGCAGAGCGCAAACCAGGCCGCGCTGGGCATTTTTTATCCCAACCTCATCATCAGCG GTATCATCTGGCCTGTGGAGTGTATCCCGTATCCTCTGCGCTACATCAGCCTGGCTCTCCCTCAGACCTACGCCTCTGAAGCCCTCCGCTGTATCATGTACAGAG GCTGGGGTCTGTCTCGGATGATGGTGTGGCGAGGCTTCGCCGTCACCCTGGGCTGGAACACTTTCTTCCTCATCCTGGCCACGGTCATCTTAAAGCTGAGGACGTGA